The sequence ggacgggtagttttgggaatattataatgtgAGGCAAATTTGCaagattcatttaattaattttgagtcctaaattatttttgcattgttcaaggtggttttctaacttttaaaacgtttttgacgACGAGAGgaaggtatgtatgacttaggggtagtttttgggtaacgtattatatattatcggagagcaaaaaaagagacaaaaaatataaactaacagtagttttggggaaattataaagtgGGCGCAATTTTCAAATgccatagagcaaaaaaaaatgaaaaaatctccacttatcgtttatcgcattatgatcatttttagtgagttttcgtaggtggcggcgctgagtggacggacctgcaAATTTTGGTTTCCAAATTTCTAAGACTTAGAAGaaggataaattttattttctacattttcattaagttttgtttttatttttcttgcagaaaggttttatttcattttacgaAATTCAGCAATCTCCTTTAATCACGATCCTCGATTTAACGAAAATGAAGATCCATGTTGGCGCCCCTCTCCTAACTTTAGCGATTTTCTTCAGTTTCATtggtaaatacaataatattcCTAGACatcataactaatttttttacaaaatctttcttttttggtgaaaaatgtatttttaaatgaaaatttagcaattccagtaaattaattatacttttggttGGGATTCAGTGTCGAGCGCTAGTGTAGACAGCTGTTGGCGCCGCCTCTCGGAATTTTATGGCCTGCAGCGCACacaattcaaatattgtattttcaattttagtttatttaaaaaacatggcAATTCCAAAAAAGGAAGTCCCAGGGGAATCGGGGAAAGTCTGTGATGCCCAATCTAGCATTTCaagcatcaaaattaatttaattctatttttttatttcagaattaagttcacagtacAATAAAACACTTCTTAAGGCTGACACACTGACTGTTGCAGACGACTTGGGTCTCTTTTGGACTATAACCAATAAATTAGATATACTGGTAAGTGATCAGCACAATCAAGACATTTACGGGCTAATAGACAACAAGGATAATAAACTGGTTTGCGCCTTAGAAAAATACGAGGACGATTATTGGGTGCGTAAATTAATAGTAGAAGGAATGCAAGTTAAGACCACTGCTACCGCTCCTTATGAGTGGACTGATGAAGACACAGATTTATATCAACTCGATTTTGACAAAGTGCTTaagtaaaacaatatttgaaatttctgacTGTACATCCCTTTTTATGCCAACACCCGCCCTCGCTCAAGGATAAACCAATATTTTTTTCCCCTACTgtgatataatatataaaaaatacataaataatattaGACAACAGTAATTTGGATCATTTACAGACATACATGGGCGGATTAAGACCTTTCGGGGCCcggagctaaaataacgttggggcccctttaaggcggctggacttaacattttactttcatttaaaattagatcatgataaaaaaattcaaaaatttaattgaaaaaattttactaaaattttttttaggactttattatttttgtttataagcgggttattttactgtatattatatgtttttcttggggAGAAGAGGGCCCCCACTAGCGTGGGGCCCGGTGCTTCAGCACCATCAAGCCCTCCCCATGATCCGGCACTGCAGACATAATATATAAAAGAACTATTTATTAAGTCCATAAGTTAATGAAATCTCTGTTGATCAATATTAGTTTCTAGTTTTAGTATCATTTCGTAGTAGTAAAAAAGGATATATTGGTTTGTTAATTACATGGATTACTGGTTACACGGAAAGAATTTTGGCACAAAAGCAGCGCCACCTGCTGTAAAGCAGTTGTACGTAGGCTTCGCACAGTTGTCATACCGATTTTGGTGCAGCGGGCGCCCCAAactatttctccaaaatagagcTCTGCTTGACGCATGCGCAGTATTCCACCGGACCATCTTCGGTATCACTTAGCTAAACCAAGCAGCAAGTATGCCAAACGAATGAGCAACATTCGCCCTAACGATTAGCACCACTGGTGTGTCAGTAAACCACTGCTGTCGAGAAATTCTTTCCGTGCGCTAAGTTCTTGatttattgcttaaataataacaTTCCGACATTATTTGGTATTAGTTTTCTTATAAATTCCTTTTCTATtctcaagtttaaatttttttataatttgatatgtAGTGTGCAATGCATTTCTGAAGTAAGTTTTGACTCcacaaaacttatttaaaattcagcaatAAAACATAAGttcataaaaacataaaaatctatAGATTAAACCTTATTTCTAAATGATTATAAAGAGGTGGAAATTTGCTCCAGAAATTCATTGCACACAACGCACGGAATTATATAAACAACGgaatgtaatttattttcattttaccgTTCTTGTTAGCCATAAATCAaaggtatattttttatacaaaattttctgatctaaaaaattgaattttgatataaataaatattctctttaaattatgtgaaaacGCCTTTTTTGGATTAAATGAAACTTTTCTTCGAGTGTataataatgagaaaaatgtactTGTGTATTAAAGAAATAAACGGATGTAACATGAcacagattattattttttatctttcgatGTGCCTCTACACTATTGGTTATTCTCTTCACATTCGCGTGATCGCGTGAGAAGGGTTCTGAACACCCAGCAACTAACCTTTGAAGATTGAGTCCTTACCGTTCAAACAGTCATACTGTCAACTCGAGCCACGAAGTACAAACTGCCTTGACTAAGTCGTGTGATTGAATTTACTCTTGAATTTATTCAACAATAAATTCATACAAACATCCGGTAGGGTTTCGTCGCTGCACTACAATACAAAACGGAGATCCAATCGACAAAGCAACTTTCTCTCGCCCTTTTAATTGAAGAAAGGTGCatgtaagtttattttttgtaactgttAATACtcttcttatattttataataaatcctGTCCTGCACTGGTCTCTCCTTTGCTCACTCTTTTCCAAACTAACCTCGACTTTTGCTCGGGACGTGACAGCTGATTTGATTGAAGCGATTTGATAGTCATTTCTGTTTTAATtcagtgtttttattaacaaattaagttCAGTGTAGTTTTAAGATGGCTAATTCATCGGCACTCAAGACTTAAGTCCTTCTTAGATACGTTGCACGGTCACCCTCGGGGGTAAGGCAAAGTTTGAAGTGCATGATAGGCGTTGGTATACTTCGTGTGATCACAAGCTCTGCCATCGTTAATAATCCCACGAAACCCCCTGAATTACCCTTATGTGTACTCTTTGTAGCAAGATTGCACAAGTGAAGGGTTTAAAACAACATCATCAATCAACAATCGCGTTCAAGATCGATTAAGCGatactaacatttttatttactaattgAACACAAAATTATACGCATACACCACAACAGTGAGAAAATTCCCAGTAACAGGGAACAAAATGGGTATAAACTAATCACTtcggaaaattcaaatactttgtcaAATTTAATCCCTTCATTCGGTCTTAGTAAATTCCAGAAATGTAAATTGCGACAATGCTTTAGTCTATTCAAACTGTGGCATGAAGAAAAGCTACAATACGTCACACCTTTTAATTCCCTTGATAATTTAGATTCCTAAGACTCAACGAAGGCATTTGGTCGCTGAGTTATATCACGCGTTTACGATCAGACAGACTATTCACATATATCGTGGTCATTTCATGCCTTAGTTTGTCTTGACAAAAGAAAACTTTGGCAACAAATTACCTGCTTAAAGAATTAATTGACTCTAAGTTCAAGACAAAATCCAATTCATgcgattttattattataatttatccaTTTAGTGATAGCCCGAGCTATCTGCAATAGAGTCTTTCATTAAAATACAGACCCTTTTATTCATTTCTTGTAGAAGTTTAATTGTCTAATCACAAATCACTCAATCAAAGAACCTTTCAACTTAGATCACTAAAGGCGAATGTCTGAATATTTATCTAACATTATAACCATACAAAAAGTCCAAAACAATAATTTCAGTTCATacgaattattttaaagtcaacaTGGCGATTTTATTTATGACCCATCCTCGAAcactaatttaattcaaataaataaactgtcgtctttcgttgaaattaattattttaaaattttaatttgtccgAAAGCCttattatcaacaattttcaTAGTTCAAATTCCAATTCTAGATAAAATTGTTGATTATAACGTCATAACCTCGGAAATTCCAACTGAAATTGCTGGTAtagtagaaaaatcgtttttgaaacaattaaatttatgaattcctgaatttcttcaataaataaaagattttgctTGCATCTTAACAAAACATATCGCAAAAATGTCTGATAACGAGAATCCAACACTTAATCAATCTCAATTCACTGGCGATATTAATAGCACCCTCAGTGAAGCCATGATGACTTCTATGGCAGATTGTTTTGCCATACAGCATGGGGTTGTAAACATCCCTACTTATGACGGAAAAAACATGCCCTTGAGAGATTTTATGCAGGACATTATCAATGGGGAATCTGCAATACCAGCAAATTGTGAAACACAATATCTTAAAGCGATTCTAGCCCGATTAAATGGTGCGGCTAGAGATAGTATTCCCGGAAAgagttttgtaataattaaggatttaataaaacattaaaaacaacgTTTTGCTCCTCATAAAACATATTCTTGGTGTTTACACGAAATTTTAATCATTAGAATGAGACGCGAGGAAAACGTCAGTGAATTCTTTGATCGtttgattcttttaaaatcaGGAACTCAAGCTGCACTCGAAGATAACTATCCCAACGTAGAGCAACTTTCAGGCTCTTTAAATGATCGCACTTTGGAAGCTTTCAAGCGTGGATTGCTAAATAATATTTCGGGATTAGTAGAGGCACGCAACCCCTCAAATTTAGATAGTGCTTTGAAAGTCGCGCTCGAATACGAAGCGAGACAACAGTTAAATCCTCACTAcccaacaaattattattattatgaaccAAGGTATTACCAGCCTAACTATTCAGGATCACGGGATCGCAGTCCTAGTCCGCATGTACAATTTGTGACAGCTCCCGATTTATATAAAACTTGGGATCAGAAGCCGCATTATTCTGGGGTAATAAAACGTCCTTATTCTCCGGGAGCTTCAAATTACCCCAGTGaaagtaaaatgaaattttcgagtAATTATAACTCACCACAACAATATCCTTTTGCGACGCATAATTCTTATCATCAATACTCGACTACTTTCATGCCAAATAACGAGTATTCCAATTCGAATTATTCCCGAAGGGGAATGAACACACCACTCCGCGCACAATCTCCTCACCCAACCAACAATGAGACATTAAACTACAATTCCGCTTGCCGTATAGACGCAGCGACGGCGAGGCGATGGAAGAGTTTCAGAAGAGTGCGCGAAtattaatgaaacaaaaaaaatctaccaTACTCAACTCAGTAGAGAATCCAGAGTAGTAGAATTTTCTTCCTCAAATATCCTAAAAGCAAAAGCGTCATTTTGGATTGATACCGGTGCCgacattaatattataaaactaaGTTCGCTAGACGTAGATTTATCAATAACCGATGATGAATCAATAGACATAACAGGAATTACGACCAGTAGAATTTCCATTATAGGCACCATAACACTACACATAAAGGAATCCATCGTAGTTTTTCGTGTAGTTTCACCGGATTTCCCTATCAACACGGATGGAATTCTGGGTCGAGAGTACCTCCGTCAAGAAAAGGTAGAAATTTAATTCTGGCATAATACCATAGTGACCCATTCCAACCCAACCAAACCTAGTCACTTTATTGATAATAAATCAAAAACCGCGCAGGAGCAAATACTTGATTATAAAGGAACGGGATTCGGAAAAATTGATGTAAAGGTAGGATCACGACAGGTGATTCCCGTAAAAATAGCCAATAACGAACTGATGGAAGGATATTTACCGTTTATCAAATTGCAAGAAGGGTTATTCATGAGAGAAGCTGTAGTATCCAACTCTCGtggaaattgtcaaatttttccttaaataccACAGAAGAGGACATGGTAGTAGAAATTGACCCACAAGAACTCATCCCTTTCGAATACAACCAGCTTCCAGGGGGTGATCTTGACGAATATTTCACCGACGAGAACTatgtatccaaaaatatttcatatcacATTTTAATTGATAGAATGCTGACAGAAGGTGCAATTGCACAATCAAAATCACCCTATAACTCTCTCATATtaataattcctaaaaatatgGATCATACGGGAAAAAGGAAATACAGAGTAGTGATAGATTTTCTATTATTAAACGAAAAAACTATTGGAAATGCTTATCCACTTCCAAATATTACCGAAATCGTGGATCACTCGGGAAAAGcccaatattttacaatttttgactaAGGTAACGGATTCCATCAAATTGAATTAAATCCGGATGACAGACCTAAAActgctttttcatttttaaatggacATTACGAAAATATTAGAATCCCCATGGGACTAAAGAATTCGCCAGTTACTTTTCAGCGATTAATGGCTCAAGTACTTTTAGGATTACAGGAAAGCGAATTATTCGTTTATCTCGATGACATAGTGATCCATGCAGAACATTTATAAaggattttgcaacaaaaagtaaACCTTTAACTAACCTTCTGAAGAAAGGAGTGCCTTTTATTTGGGGTCCCCAGAAGAAGAAAGTTTTAAGAATTTGAGACAGGCTTTCTGTGAAAGCCCTATTTTACAGTACCCAGATTTTCAAAATCCATTCACAATAACCACTGACGCATCAGGATACGCAGTCGGCGCTGTACTAAGCCAAGAAAAGAAAGCTATAGATCTTCCCATATCCTATTATTCTCACGTATTAAATAGCGCGGAATGCAACTATTCCACCACAGAGAAATAATGGCTCGCTGTTTTGTACGCAGTTAATTAATATCGCCCTTATACttatgaaaagaaattaacaTTGGTTAGTGACCATGAGCCACTAAAATGGATAAACTCGGTAAAAGATTCGGGACAGAGGTTAATTCGATGGAGATTAAAGCTAAGAGATTATgaatatgatttaaaatataaaccgGGAAAATTAAATACGAATGCCAATGCTCTTTCTAGGAATCTAGTTGTAGAAAATCCTTCAGAAGAAAACAAAAAAGGGAAGAAAAAGGAACATGCCAGGCACTGAAAAGCAAGCTAACCCTGTGATCAGAACCTCGAGTCGATTggcagtaaatataaaaaaaggatcaTCAACCAAACCCACTACTTCAAAACCATCTACCTCAGGCACTCAGAAAGTAACTGTCAGGCCTAAGGATGGCCAGTCATGGACTGGTTCCACTTCAAGACCTGCTAGCGACGCGAATGAAAGCAGTATAAGCAAACATCTGCTCCGACGCAGAGTAGAAGGTGGAAGGAATAAACCTCAACCTAAATATCGTGAAGTGTATTACCTACTTTAGAGATACCTTTAGCAGCTTTCTTCTCCAGTAAAATACATAAAAGTGCTCCACCTGACACAGCAAAACAATTTCAGAAGTTATTTGAAGAAGAAGTAGCAGAAGAAAGCTAAAAACCAGAAGAGACAACAAAAGATGCGCAAACAGGAGCCATGATAAGCGTGAGCCTCTCGAAATCTGATAGCGAGGATAGTTCGTCTAACGAGGAAGGAGAAACAcaagaaaataatgaaagaagAGAAATAAATAGTTCAAAAGTCACCACAGAAGAATGAAGAACTTTATTTTCACAGTGTAATGACTTCTTGCAAACTCATAAAgaatgggaaaaagaagaaatagTAGAAGAAAACGATGAAGTTTACGGAGGCATCATGGTCGTATCAGAAGGAAAGGACTATCTAGAAATTCTTCAAGCCATCCAGGCACTCGCACCAGACAGTGAATGAACGCAAAACCGTAACTTTTGCGCCTCAAAAGAAAATGCCTACCACCCCAGACAGGTTAGGAACATTTCGTTCATCAAGTTGTGGATTACCACAAGCGCTATCTACGCCAGTTAAACAACCaatagaaataatgaaaaattcgaaaaactcaaaaaaacccCACTCACATTAGACAAAAATTACAACCCCCGACGAATAGAAATGAGCCAACCAGCAATCTCGAATACCGAGCCAGCAGAAGTAAAAGCAGAAGAGGACCTCACCAGTACCTTCAGCACTAGCGTACAGCCTGCACTGCCTAACATGAACACTCAAGCCTCTAGTAGCAGTACACCTCCACAGATACAAAGTTGTAGAGAGAACTTAATCTACCTACGAGGAAACTATGTCCATTTTCTTTCAGAAGATTGTGAATTCACCACGCCTATAGGGCGACTACTAATAAACATTAAAACCCTTGATCCTATAGAAAGTAAAGAACAACATCCAAAAGTGGGCCAAGTCCTAATAACACCATGTGGTCGTTAtagaatttatacaattattataaaatcaaatcATTTCGATCCATtaaataaggaaaatttaaaaatcggattACATAACCTACGCGTGGCTTAGAAAGAAAAAACgtgaaatctttcagaatctcAATTCGTggagatttaattgaaaatatacctaAAATCACTATtctggatattttaaaagaaagcttCTAAAATGGCAATATTAGAATTATAGTATGCTATGGGAGCGTCTGTGTGCCCCCTAAAGAAAATCACAATCAGATAATAATTGAACATCATGAGAGCAAACTAGAAGGACATAAAGGAGCCAATAAAACTTATGGAAGAATACGTGAAAGATACATGTGGCCAGGAATAAAAGAGCAAGTTACTGATTTCGTGCGAAAGTGTAGTACTTGtcaagaacaaaaaatagttcGAGTCAAAACTCACGAACCCATGATTATAACGGATACACCTATAGAAACTTTTGATAAACTATCCCTTGACACTTTAGGACCATTACCTATAACCCCTGATGGAAATCGACACATCCTTACGATATaagataatttatcaaaatattgtaTTGCTGTGGCAATACCAGGTATAACAGCGACAACAATTGCGCATGCTctagccaaaaattaaatttcacaatacGGTGCAGCAAAAGCGATACTAACTGACCGAGGAAGTGCGTTTATTGGAAATATTCTaagaaaattgtctaaaatatttggaattatcCAAATAACTACTTCGAGATACAGACCTCAATCGAATGGATCCTTAGAAAGTAGTCATGCAATATTGGTCGACTACATCCGATCCTACCCTGACTATTATGACGATGGGGATAAGGCTACTACCCTTTGCCATGTTTTCTTATAACACCGCAATTCATGAATCAACCAAATTCACACATTTCGAGCAAGTATTTGGAAACATAGCTCGCGCCCCTAGTTCATTCCCCTCctatgaaaaattggaaatatatGGTTCTTATTTGAGAGACCTGATACTATGGTTatctgaactaaaaaatatagcgGCAGGAAATATAATCAGTGCTAAAAACCGGTCTAAACAACTCTATGACAGAAAATTAAATGCTTTCGCCGGATACGCAGGAGATAAAGTCTATgtgaaaagagaaaataaaacgaACCAGTTAGACAGTAAGAGTCATATGCCCTACACAATTGTAGAGATACTAGGTAAAACTACAGCTATTTAGGAAACAACAGGCGGAAAACGCTTCCAGAAACATTTAGACAAACTAAAGGTTGCTTACGAGTGACTCTCAAAATTACTAAATACTAATGTAATATTTCCTTTTACAGGATGGCTGAGACAATTATATTGACTAAGCAACCAAAAGCGCAAACCTGACGCTTGAAATCGAACGAAAGGGTGAAGTAGAAAACCTAAAATTTGCTAAAAGATTATTGAAAGAGATGACGGGAGATTTCGATCAGTCCTAACCCCACTATAGGACCTCCAAATGACcgaaaatactttattaaatagCTTCAAGATGTATATGTGTTATGCGCAGACCGCGCGTCGAACAAgctaattaaacttttcaaatggGAAAATTGTTGTGAATACTGCTACCTGAGGGGACACACAATGAGTGTTTGTAGTAaggaaatcttaagaaataattttcttgccaAGATTGAGAATATTACCACCAATAATGAAGTATCCGAGGATGAGTTTTGGGGCTCGATGAGCAATAATTAACCCCATAGAAACCTTCTAACGATACTACAGTGACATATATAATGTAGGAAATAACGAAAATACGCATCTTgcatacataaaaatatattgtaattctATGAATTTTGGACTGCGACATTTAACCTACTtgtacaaaataagaaaaattgtaatgaggATATGAAAAGAAGAACTATAACAAATaacaaaaagagaaggaagacGATTTGGAAATTGCCTTCTCAATGCCTCTTTTCATAAAATCAATacaaaagaattaacaaaaaaagatgtgaAATAAGAATAAAGGAAAACGAAAGAAAAAGAATAGGAAGAGGATTTGGAGGTTGCCTTTATTCTTTCCTTCTACTAAAAACTAGTGAACTACAAATAATCGTTATaactttatttatgtaatttcaaTGCGCAGATGGGCTGGTTTAATCCAAAGTTAGGGTACCTCCACTGGAAATGGATCCTAATCCTCCAGTTGCCAATAATTCCAGGACATCACGCGCAGTACAGCATTCAACCATTAAAGGATAATCTTGGATTATTCTATGAAAAACGAGATTCCATACATCTGACGCATAGTTACAGGATAATTGTGATGTTTTTGGACGTTGGGAATTTCATTGAACATTTTAACACCAAGGACATGGACGAGACATCAGTAACAACTACTTGAAGTACATGGAAAGAAAAGTAATTAATCTGAATTAGGAGGAGACACAAGGGCACCTCGTTTTTCCGGTAATTTTCATCATATAATCTACCAAAATTCCACAGAATCCAATTAAAACTATAGTAGATATAAGCAGAAAACGTTAAGGCGGGGGGGGNNNNNNNNNNAAAtacgcatatttaaaaaaattttttttggagatATGAATCATGCTGGGTTATTATTTGGAACTGTACATTTTATGACGATATTCTAACTACTTTCAAACCAATTTTCAtgagaaagtataaaaaaatgagtaCATGACATCGAATCTCCTGAGACGCCTCGAAAAAAAATGGTTGCTCTGTGGATATTGTAACTCATCACTGGATCATCtaaatcaaaaaaacaaaaatgcattttaaaggtGATATGTTTCCGCAGGTAATCAGGCAGGGTTTTTTTCAGGGTTTTTTTTCAGGGAACAGACTATATACGGTATCAGGTCATAATTCGGCCTCGAAATTCAATTCGGCATCCTGAATCAATCGAAATTACTTATATGGGGATTATTGAGCATCTCTTTATTCAAACATCTAGGGCGCCAGACACCagtgaaaaagcaaaaaaaagagGTTTACGATGGTCTTCGCTGATTGGCAGTTAATTTATCTTATTCTCTCCCTTTTCTTGTTATTTGGCTCAAAGCATGAGACGATAGGGGGTTAGAACCATCGTAATCGAAGGGGTGGGGTTAGGTAGccacaaaatttaataaaggcCGTCATTTTTTTGATGTGAAGCACTCATCACTTTATTAAGACCTGGAAATAATCTTAAGAGAACAGAGAAGTACTTTAAAGTGCGGTATTAGTCTATGAAAACTGTGGGTACCAATcacaatttgtcatgcttgtagattaaatttgtcaaattgggaagatgaaagtatcaagacgcagactgttattcaaccacctatttggcgtgagcccaacgatcatgatactgattgttacttttgctaatgcaaaacaggaggtttttctaaaaagtgtttaaagaaGATCGTTTatcctgatgtaaaaagtgttataCCAGCTAAGATTGGTAcgagaaatcactctgaaaacaaaagggACCGATCAACtaacgaatcaatggatactgacgatcctaatgcaactgatcTTGATCTTGATCCTTGATCtttcaaaagataaagctgagctttgcgcttcaagactcaaagagaggaaactattgttacctggcactagagtaactgtttacagaaatagagaagaaaagtttatcaagtatttttcaatggacagtgggattgtgtattgtaatgatatcgaatgactcattaatttatataaaataaacttatatattcCAGAGGATTGGTGTATTctatagattcgtctacagaaagtctgaaagcagtactattacataatgaaaataagtacgctgcaattccagtaggtcactcaaatacactgaaagaatcttatgatactttccaattactcctgataaaaataaaatacaatttctataattggcttatttgtggtgactttaaaatgataaatcttataataggtttacgcCCAGGAagcattaaatacccttgttttctttgcctttgggacagtcgtgcaagggatgagcattggataacggagaaatggccagacagattatagtggacagttggtcagtataacgTTGTTTATAagagtcttgttgacagaaagaaagtattattgtgAAAGCCCTAAGCatcgaaggagaatgtttcaattatgtcAGATTTACATTTTCGCATTTAAGGGATGCCAAAGTtgaggaaggtatttttgttgagtctgatataagaaaacttatcgaagatgatgactttatcaaaaccataacatctattgaaaaggatgcatggttgagtttcaaagatgttttacagaaatttttaggggacaatcgagatccaaagtttagaaatattgtatctagtatgttaaagaatgttaaaagattaggttgtttgatgagtatgaaattaaatttttgcgaatctcatttggattatttcttagaaaatgttggagcattcagtgaaaaaaatggccgaacgatttcatcaagactttcaccaaaaagagcaacattatcaaggttgatggacatacaatcgtaagtcttgccttaactggctgggcattcgtaagtcttgccttgactggctggacgattcaaactcttgccttaactggctgggcaatcgtaagttttgccttgactggctggacgattcaaagtttTGTCTTGACTGACTgagcgattcaaagtcttgccttgactggctggacgattcaaagtcttaccttgactgactgggcgattcaacgtcttgccttaactggctgggcaatcgtaagtcttgccttgactggctggacgattcaaagtcttaccttgactggctgggcgatccAAAgttttgcctttattggctggtcaatttaaagtctttcctttattggctgggcaatctgaagtctttccttgattggctaagcaatctaaagtcttgccttaattgactggaaaatattaagtacttccttgcgtagctggacaatcccaagtcttacCTTAACTGGCtggacaatcgtaagtcttgcattgtctggctggacgattcaaagtcttgtcttgactggctggaccaTAAAATGTCTTGCCTTTaatggctgggaaatccaaaggcttggcataattggctgggcaatctaaagtcttgcctcaactggctgaaaaatattaagtactt comes from Belonocnema kinseyi isolate 2016_QV_RU_SX_M_011 chromosome 5, B_treatae_v1, whole genome shotgun sequence and encodes:
- the LOC117172583 gene encoding uncharacterized protein LOC117172583 codes for the protein MKIHVGAPLLTLAIFFSFIELSSQYNKTLLKADTLTVADDLGLFWTITNKLDILVSDQHNQDIYGLIDNKDNKLVCALEKYEDDYWVRKLIVEGMQVKTTATAPYEWTDEDTDLYQLDFDKVLK